A region from the Janthinobacterium agaricidamnosum genome encodes:
- a CDS encoding type II toxin-antitoxin system RelE/ParE family toxin — translation MAEYRLTPAAEHDLEAIWAYTSQRWNVQQASLYLDNMTAAFDDLARAPETAPACEQIRPGYRRRKVGRHMIYFRITHYGIAIVRILHDRMDAARHL, via the coding sequence ATGGCTGAATACCGGCTGACGCCCGCCGCCGAGCATGATCTTGAGGCGATCTGGGCGTATACGTCGCAGCGCTGGAACGTGCAGCAGGCCAGTCTTTATCTTGACAACATGACGGCGGCCTTCGATGACCTGGCACGCGCACCCGAGACGGCACCGGCATGCGAGCAGATTCGGCCCGGCTACCGGCGCCGCAAAGTGGGACGGCACATGATTTATTTCCGCATCACTCACTATGGCATTGCCATCGTCCGCATTTTGCATGACCGCATGGATGCGGCACGCCATCTGTAA
- a CDS encoding metallophosphoesterase family protein encodes MRTIVHLSDLHFGRVDGDLLAPLRALVERLEPDVVVVSGDLTQRARSAQFQAARHFLDSLPGPQIVVPGNHDVPLYNVFSRFLTPLVKYRRHVTDDLSPEYVDEEIAVLGINTARSLTFKDGRISHEQIDFLRERLGRLPPGLTRIIVTHHPFDLPEHFDEDDLVDRAPQALQMFSECGVDLLLAGHLHASVAGNTAERYKIAGYAALMVQAGTATSTRGRGESNSFNVLRVENSCIRVERYSWNEDSAEFEKVSTEAFERQGGVWASLRPL; translated from the coding sequence ATGCGTACCATCGTGCATTTATCGGATTTGCATTTCGGCCGGGTCGACGGGGATTTGCTGGCGCCCTTGCGCGCGCTGGTCGAGCGCCTGGAACCGGATGTGGTGGTGGTCTCGGGCGACCTCACCCAGCGGGCCCGCAGCGCCCAGTTCCAGGCGGCGCGGCACTTTCTCGACAGCTTGCCGGGGCCGCAGATCGTGGTGCCGGGCAACCATGACGTGCCGCTGTATAACGTCTTTTCCCGCTTCCTGACGCCGCTGGTGAAGTACCGGCGCCACGTGACGGACGATTTGTCGCCCGAATATGTGGACGAGGAAATTGCCGTGCTGGGTATCAACACGGCCCGTTCATTGACGTTCAAGGATGGCCGCATCAGCCACGAGCAGATCGATTTCCTGCGTGAACGCCTGGGCCGCTTGCCGCCCGGTTTGACGCGCATCATCGTCACGCACCATCCATTCGACTTGCCCGAGCACTTCGATGAAGACGATCTGGTGGACCGCGCGCCGCAGGCGCTGCAAATGTTTTCCGAATGCGGCGTGGATTTATTGCTGGCGGGACACTTGCATGCCAGCGTGGCGGGCAACACGGCCGAGCGCTACAAGATCGCCGGCTACGCGGCCCTGATGGTGCAGGCGGGCACGGCCACGTCCACGCGGGGCAGGGGCGAGTCGAACTCGTTCAATGTGCTGCGCGTGGAAAACAGCTGCATCCGGGTCGAGCGCTACAGCTGGAATGAAGATAGCGCCGAGTTTGAAAAGGTCAGTACGGAAGCGTTCGAACGCCAGGGCGGCGTGTGGGCCAGCTTACGGCCGCTGTGA
- a CDS encoding type II toxin-antitoxin system ParD family antitoxin, with translation MGTVRKTITLTDQQDDWIKAQIDAGRYTNDSEYIRDLIRREQERSAELDAIRAALVEGEASGEPQPFDARAFKQRMLAAHG, from the coding sequence ATGGGAACCGTGCGCAAGACCATTACCTTGACGGACCAGCAGGACGACTGGATCAAGGCGCAAATTGACGCCGGGCGCTATACGAACGACAGCGAATACATCCGCGACCTGATCCGGCGTGAACAGGAACGCAGCGCCGAACTCGATGCGATCCGCGCGGCGCTGGTGGAAGGCGAGGCCAGCGGTGAACCCCAGCCTTTCGACGCCAGGGCTTTCAAGCAGAGAATGCTGGCAGCGCATGGCTGA